The Triticum aestivum cultivar Chinese Spring chromosome 4B, IWGSC CS RefSeq v2.1, whole genome shotgun sequence sequence tgttaaattaatgcaccttatatgcttggtaaagggtggaaggctcggccttatgcctggtgtcttgttccactcttgacgccctagtttccgtcataccagtgttatgttccttgattttgcgttccttacacggttgggtgatttagggacccccttgacagttcgctttgaataaaactcctctagcaaggcccaaccttggttttaccatttgccacctaagcctttttccccttgggttttcgcgagcccaagggtcatctttatttaccccccccccccccgggccagtgctcctccgagtgttggtccaaactagagcaccgtgcgggaccattccttggcaacttggattacgtcggtacctgtacgcttagcttatccggtgtgccctgagaacgagatatgtgcagctcctatcgggatttgtcggcacagcgggtggtcttgctggtcttcttttaccattgtcgaaatgtcttgcgaaccgggattccgagactgatcgggtcttcccgggagaaggtatatccttcgttgaccgtgagagcttgtgacgggctaagttgggacagccctgcagggtatattatctttcgaaagccgtacccgcggttatgaggcagatgggaatttgttaatgtccggttgtagataacttgacacttgacttcattaaaatgcatcaagtgtgtgtgtagccgtgatggtctcttctcggcggagtccggaaagtgaacacggtttgagttatgcttgacgtaagtagtttcaggatcacttcttgatcacttctagcttctcgaccattgtgttgcttctcttctcgctctcacttgcgtatgttagccaccatatatgcttattgcttgctgcagctccaccatattacccctttacctacctatgagcttaaatagtcttgatctcgcgggtgtgagattgctgagtccccatggctcacagattctaccaaaacagatgcgggtgccgaggataccagcgcagatggcgcaactgagctgaagtgggaatttgatgaggtccttggtcgttactatgtatcatttccagatgatcagtagaggagcccagtcgggacgatcagggatctagcatttggggttgtcttcttttcatttgaatttgaccgtagccggtctatgagtgtattttgaatgatgtatgatcttaattttgtattgtgtgaagtggcgattgtaagccaactctctttatcccattcttgttcattacatgggattgtgtgaagatgatccttcttgcgacaaaaccaccatgcggttatgcctctaagtcgtgcttcgacacgtgggagatatagccgcatcgtgggtgttacatgtaTGCTCTAGCCAATGCTTGTAGAAGTgtatgctctagccaatgcaaccaaaagaccgatttGATGGAAAAGACTAGGCAATATATTTATATGTCAACACTCACCCTCACATGTGGCTCCCTTGGGACTAAACATAGTTCAAAAGTGGggtgcaatttaattgcgccagtcAGGTCTTGAACTCACGACCTCTTGGctccaggggcggagccaggctAGCCCTAGGCCCCGGGCCTCCTTCGTTACTACAGTAATGTATAGTGACCAACAGTAACAATACCACTACAATCAACGAAGGATACTCCAGCCATGACCCGGGcccaggccccccgggcctgggGTGTAGCTCCAAAACTGCTTGGCTCTGATATCATGTAGAAGTGCATACTCTAGGCAATGCAACCAAAAAACCGATTTGATAGAAGAGATTAGACAATAACGGAAAGACTAACGCCTACACGTGTGGGCGTctggcaactcgcccacacgcatggatcCTCGTCCAACAAATTATGCACAAAACTTGGCGCGTTCTAGCAGTTTTTGTGTGTCGcgtaggactgggctggtgtgtgggcattcatccggtcgcccacatGTCCTTTTTCACTACAcggggggctggtgtgtgggcgtttagcaattcgcccacacaccagttttcacgcacgcagaggggctggtgtgtgggcgtttatcacttcgcccacacgcctgtctcctcgcccacacccaaagctgtcagttgccatgtgtttctgcagggtacatggcaactgccctagctttgcttgtaagcagatggcaactctcttttacccgagttgccatgtgtttttgcatggtacatgacaactgccctagcgtgcacataagcagatggcaactctttcttttacatggcaactgccctagcgtgcttgtgagcacatgacagctctctcttttacccgaatatgtttttttgccatgccttttgttgtagtgctacatggcaactgcctagtgttagtaggtggcaactcctgaagttttgaaatcatggcaacttcagtagaccagaccatacatggcaactgcctagtgttagtaggtggcaactcctaaagttttgcaatcatggcaactgcagtagaccagaccatacatggcaactgcagttgagcaaccatggcaactgtagttgtccaacatggcaactgtagttcagcgacatgtcaactgcagttaaacggacattgaagagggtccggacaatggcaactgcggggacgcatggtgactgtcacgcggggcgtgcgggaccgTGAGGTAGATGGCTGAGAGAGGTCGTGTGGGCGTTATCCATTTTGCCTACACGTAGGCGTGTAAGAGGGACCGCGAGAAAAAAAAGATGTGTGTgggcccacacgtgtgggcgttatcggcGTCCTACATTTATACGTGAATATGTCAATATCTATATATTAGTTTGTTTCTATTTCTAGATATCCATTTCTATATATTAGTATTAGTTTTTTTGACAATTTGTACATTAGTATTAGTTAGTAGTAGTACTATTAGTTATCGATCCGtattactcccttcgttcggaattacttgtctcggaaatggatgtatctagaactaaaatatgtctagatatatccatctgttacaagtaattccgaatggacGGAGTAGTTAGTAGTACTATTAGTTATCGATCCCAGTTCTGTGATTCTTTCTTCCGTGATGAATTGTGGGCACCGGTCTTACATATTTTTTTGTGGACCGAGGAGAAAGGGGACTGAGATCCAGTGCCTCGCCTCAGGCAAGGCACGCATTGCCTTGAGGCTCCCAATCCACCCTCCATCTGCATCTGACGGTCAGAATCAGTCAACACGGAAACAACCtggtccccgtcctcctcctcacgcGCGAGGCAAAATCAGCTCCAGGCTTCGCGGGCGGGAACTCGGCTCCGACGCAGAGCTCTGCCGCTGTCGCCGCCGTGGGGAAGGGAGCCATGGGAGATCCGGCGGCGGCCACCGGATAAACGACGCCGGCAATCCCTTCCGCCCCCACGCCTTCACCTCCCCGCCCCGCTCCGCTCCGACGAGCTCCTCGTCCCCACTGCGACGGCGCCCCACCCACCTCAGCTCCGACGACCACCTCAACGGAAAGGGAGGGAGGTCCTCAGCGCGCTGCGGGAAAGGGGGATGAGGCATGTCCCCCTCCGACGTCCTTCTATGCTACCTCCGACCATGACGGATGTCCTGGAGCTGGCAGCCGGCAGAGGGAGAACAAATTCAGTTAACTACACACAACTATAGACAGATACGAAATTCAGTTAAACTACAGACAGAGAACAAATTCAGTGTAGAAAGCCTGCAGCAGAAAAGTGTTTGATACAAAGACTTTAGTACTGGAAAAGGAACTGAAAAAAGAAGAGTTGAACCTGAGGCATACATTATACAATGAATTAAAAAGTAAACTCAAAATGACTTGAACAATATACAGACTTTGTAGCATTTGCAACTCAAATTCGGCACCAACAAAATCTGTTCTTACATAATTCTTCAAGTAGATAAATTAGGCCAGTCTACTTGTACACTTAGGCCACGAAAGACTATAGTCAGCCCAAAATCCAAAATACTATAGTCATCTTTGTCCAAAATACTAGTCAAAATGTCCAAAATACTATCTAACAAGCTTGTACACGTTAGAACAGATTTTCATCATAAACACCACCAAGGGGAGTCATCAAGAGCTGCGTGTAACTGACAACCGTGTTGCTCTCTTCAAGCTCCACATTTGCTCTTTTATCGCCATCATCCTTCTCCACTCTCACTTGACGCTGTCCACCATCATCCTTCTCCACTCTCACTTGAGGCTGTCCACCATCATTTTTCTTTTGCTGCTGCCATGAAAGTTTCAGAATTTAGTTTACAACGAGTGGCAACAATATATCATGTATAGTTTGGAACATACCTTTGCTCCCTTTTTTTTTGACGGGGCAACTTTAAATGACTcaaatgtttcatcaaatagcAATGCCGCGCCAAAAATGGTGGTTTCTCTAAACTGATTGGGCCCAAGAAAAACACCAAATGGCCTATATTCTTTGTTTGTGCCAAAAGTTGTATCAAATGTGACAACGTCACCAAAGTGTGCATAGTCAAGAAGCATTTTAGCATCAGCCCAAAATATGTTGGCTATATCTTCCTCACAATCCAGCTGCAAAGCATATTGGAAAGATGGGTTTTCGATCATTTTGTTATGAAAATACTTCAACATACTACCAGCCTGACCGTAAGCCAACTCTCTTTGTCGCTTGGTTCGCAAATAATTCTTTTGATCACGACAAGTGTAGCCCAGGTTCAATGGTCCACCAACTTGGCGACAAGCAAACTCATGTGCAGCTTGGGGCATTATTCCTGAATCCTCGGCAGCTTCTATTTCAAAAGCTTGTAGTTCGGAAATCTTCCTTTGTGATGCCATCAAGTGACATGTTTGTGGCAATTGAAGACAATGATTGTGTTCCAACACAATATCTGTGACTTCGTAATTTCTTTGCACTCGGTCCAATGATATAGTCATGCGAGCTTTGCAATTTGTCCTTGTTTCAGCTCGAACACGTTTTGGCTCATGATCCATTGTTATCCCTTTCTTTCGTATACCCTCATTGGAGCAAACAAATGTGCATGAAGTCACTTGACCATCCATCTTACTTACATGCTTGTTTCTCTTCCTCACATCAAACCCAACACGGCCTCCATATGCAACCCAAAACAGCCAAGCTTCATCCGGATTTCTAAACCTCTTGCCAATTTGAGGCATCCAATTGTCAATTTCTCCCATTGCACGGCACTTGCAAATGCACAACACTCAAATCTTGTCAAATTGCACAACCACGCAGCCCAATCAGCAACAATTCTGTCAAATGGGACAGTACACACATCATTCAATTTCACACAGTACATAAAAAATCAGCTAAATAGCACAAACGGCTACCTGTTGGAGTCGGCCTGGAGCTCGATGGCCAGTGCGGGGGCGAGGGAATGGACGGAGAGAGCCGTTGGAGCCCGTCGGAGGGGGTGGGGTGGAGGAGCCCGGAGTGGCGACGGAGGAACCTGCCGACGCCGTTTCCTTCAGTGGCCGCGGCTGGAGCTCGATCCCCTGTGTTTCctgcggccggggggggggggcgctgcaggagagcggcggcgggggcTACGGGAGAGCGGCGccgggggcggcggcagcggctggagAGCGGAAACGGGGGCGGCCAGAGAGCGTCGGCGGGGGCTGCGGGAGAGCGGCGccgggggcggcggcagcggctggagAGCGGAAGCGAGGGCGGCCGGAGAGCGTCGGCGGGGACGGccggagagcggcggcggcggggggcggcggccGATGCCCCAGCCCGCGCAGTTTTCCCCGACCCGCCCGCGCGATGTGTCTGGCCGCCCGCGTAATTTTTGCCTGTGTTGAATCTCGTTGACTGGGTGTGAACTGGTTACAGCCGTAGGATTATTTTGGACGATGGATGTAGGGGCGCAAGGCACACCGTGACCCGCCTCTGGCAAGGCATGGGATCTCAGTCCGGAGAAAGGGGGCTCAGCAGGAAGATATGGAACATGGTTTTATAATAGATCAAGATGTAGTACAAGATGTTGACAAGGGGAGCGCGGCTGAATCTGAATTACTTTGCAACTATCATTCGATCTATCATACAACACTTCGCTGAAGCAAAATTAAGCAAATCAAAAGGCGGAGAGCAGAACTGGATTGAGAAGCTAACTTGGAGCATAGGGCGCGCCACTCTATACTACCATTGCATTCCGTATTTCCGTTCGATTTCACTGTACCACCCGCAGCAGCAGCAAGATCTGAAGGAAGATGTAGGATACTCCCCCGATGGTGGCATACCGGAGCTTGCTCTCCCCCTCCAGCTCGGCGAAGTCACCGTCGACGGACTTGCTAAACCCCCCGGCGAGCCATGCCACGTTCTTGTACCCGTCGTCGTGCAGCATCCTCGCCGCAATCAGCGACCTTGAATTGATTAACAGCCCAACCAAAAGCTTTATCCACATCAGTCAACTTGGACAGCACATGCATGCCACTTAATCATCCGGATAGTCTACTAATTACCTGAGGCCTTCGCCGCATGCGACGAGCAGCTTGGCGTCCttcccggcgacggcggcggcgacgtcgtCGAGGAAGCGGTCGTTCATCTTGGTGAAGGACTGCCCGGTCCAGAGCCCGATGTAGCCCAGGTGGACCCACTTCTTGAGCAGCGTCACTGGGCCCATGTCGTCGTCGGCCATGAACAGCGGCACGTGCACGGACCCCCGAACGGCGGCGCGGTCGTGCTCCCAGGCCGGCCGGACGTCCAGCAGCTGGAACCCCTCGGAGCCCATGACCTCCGCCGCGTCCCTCGGCCGGACGGCCTTCACCGCGCCCGACCGCACCAGCTCCTCCGCCCCTCCTGCCCATGACGTCGCCTGCGCCTTGACGCGGCAGTAGCGGCACCGTGACACGCCTGAGGATGCGGAGGAGAAACAGGCGGCCGCGGTCGCCGCAGCACCCATGGACATGGATTCCGCCTGCTCGTGCTTAGTTTCTTCAGCTCCGTGCTCTGGCGATTGTCTTGTTGTCCCCTTGCCCTTGCCAGGGAACCATGGAAGGATACGTTTCCAGGTCTCTTATCCACTATGATTTTCTAGGTTCAATCAGCACCGTCGACACAGCGGGCCTCTTACATTCCTGATCGCACGATCACTCCAAACAGATCAGGCGGTGACGGGAAGCAACTCAAGTTTTTTCGCGGTTCTACCAGCCGCCAAAAGTTCTTACATCTGCGACAAATCAATCTAATCTACTCCAGCTAGCTATCATATGACACGCATGATATACTACAACACATGTGCAACGCAACACACGCACTCCTAGTCTGCCGGCCAAAAGGTGACTAGACAAACTCGAAGCTCATGAGAAGCTTCACGCTCTTGAACTTCATCCCCTTGTGGTCGAAGAGCGGCACGGTGCGGATCCCCGGCCACAGCTCCGACACAGGAAGGACGGTCTGCCCGCCGAAGTCGTCCTCGTTCACATCATACTCGTGCACCTCCACACGCAGCAGAGCGATCTCCGGCACGGTCAACGGGAAGGTGAACCCATCTTCCCACATCGGGACCCAGCTATCCTCCACGACTCTAGTCTTCCTCATCACCGAGTCCGATGGAACTCCGGCTATGCCCACCTGCTCGTTGGGCGGCATTCAAATTTCAGTTCTTGCTTTAGTTGGCGTTGGATTATTATTTTTCACTTGTATACATTGCACGCTGATTTCCAATGTTTTTGGTCACTTCTTTTCGGATTCTACTTATCATTTTGATGATGAACAGTGGTTCTGGCAATACCTTTGCATAAAAATCTGGAGGGGAATATGAATCGAAATGCGTCTGCTTAAAATCGTGCTGCCAACCATCGCCCATGTACACTTTGACCTGAGAACCAGTAGCCACGTGAAACCCGTTTCTGAATTTCAGAAAGGGAAAGGAAACGAAGGAATGCGTTATGCACCTTCAGTGTTTTCTTCACAGGTAAGTCTGCTGTCGGATCGAAAACCTTTCCATCCGGACAAGTTTGCATTAAAAAATCTGGTTTCTTCACATAACCACAGCCTCCATTGGCTTTGTAAAATCCATTCATTAACCAAAGGGCTCTGCCGTATCCCTGCAAAAATAAATGGCAGGCCTTATATTAGCAACAACTGAAGAGCACATGGATAACGAACATAGCACAACCAGTAGCAGAGATAAATTGTCAACCAAAAAAAAATATGCACCATAACACAACTAATCAAGGTAATTCACATCCTGTAACTGGAGATCTTTAAACAGTAGGTATCCAAACACAATAAAATATCTTGCTAAAATCACAACTGCACCTGCATATTGAATGCCACCATTTGAGCACCATGCACCCAGCCAAGAAATGGGTTGTAGTTGGATGAATTGAAGCGGGTCCCCTTTGGGTATATTCTCAGTAGATTTCTTTGTGTAAAGCTGCTTGTAACAAACAGGATGAACACTTCAGTAAGACAAAGAGAAGTGGATCCTAACAGTTCTGATTCACAGAAAAGGAAATGATATAACTGTGTCCCTACATAGTTTCCTGGGCAATTCAATAAATTTACTAAGCGAACCTCACTATCTTCGGACCATGACCTGCCGCCACTTTTGCAAGTTCTTGCTCACTCAAACTGAGGCGCCTAACTTTTTCCGGGTCACTCTTCAAGGCGTCAACAAGAGAACCCTTCGGCTTTCCTGCTTTAATAGTAATAAGGTGTTTATACTCCAGTGGTGCATTCTTGCACACTTTCTGTTCATCATCTTCATCTACACCTCTTTCGTGGTATGACATATCGTCCTGATGGTGATTTGTAAATCTCGACATAAAGATGATGTACGAAAGAAAAGGTAGAAACGATTTGCTTAACTTTGAACCAATTACCTTGTTGGCATCTTGCAACTCATCCTGAATATCGGGGACTTCTATACCCCATGCTGATTCTTCATTTTCTCCTTTGCTAAACTTTGGCTCAATGTCTCTATCTTTCATAGTACCACCCTTTGCTTCAAGGTACTCCTTTGGGGGCTTTGTTGAGAGGATTACACGCCCCTTTAGTGCTTCCGGTGAAGGAAATTCTTGAAGATGTTTTGATTCAGGATAGTACAGGATATCTCCAAATACTTCAAGGACCATCTAAATAGAATTCAGAACTACATTCGAGAGAATCATCCGGACGAGATATAAATCATATAAAGAAAATACAGTACCTTAGCTACTTTTGCCTGAAGATCAGATGTAAGGTGATCTTCTAATGTTATAATAACAGGGTAGGGAGATGCGACAAAGGCATATTTTTTGATGGATGCCAAACATTTCAAAAGTGACACTGGGGCAGTAAGTGTCCTACAAAGAGTCAAAGAATTAGAATGAAGTCATACATATGGAATGCACTTTGTATTTGCAGTACAGTTATCTTGCAACAAATAAATGTTATAGAAAGTTTCTTGAAGGAAGGATTTGTCATATGTACCTTCCATGgagaatatctatgtcatctttagAAGAATTTGGCCACATGTCTAATTCAATTACACGAACACCTATTTGCAGTGCCTTGATTATGGGAGCATCACTACAGTCACTGCTAAGTTGATTGCCAGTAAGATATGAGTTGTGTCCGGTGTATATGAAGTAGTGGGACAAAGGTGCATTCATGTCATGATGGACCTGGAAACCATGAGATTTACAGTCAACGGA is a genomic window containing:
- the LOC123092465 gene encoding protein FAR1-RELATED SEQUENCE 5 isoform X2, producing the protein MGEIDNWMPQIGKRFRNPDEAWLFWVAYGGRVGFDVRKRNKHVSKMDGQVTSCTFVCSNEGIRKKGITMDHEPKRVRAETRTNCKARMTISLDRVQRNYEVTDIVLEHNHCLQLPQTCHLMASQRKISELQAFEIEAAEDSGIMPQAAHEFACRQVGGPLNLGYTCRDQKNYLRTKRQRELAYGQAGSMLKYFHNKMIENPSFQYALQLDCEEDIANIFWADAKMLLDYAHFGDVVTFDTTFGTNKEYRPFGVFLGPNQFRETTIFGAALLFDETFESFKVAPSKKKGAKQKKNDGGQPQVRVEKDDGGQRQVRVEKDDGDKRANVELEESNTVVSYTQLLMTPLGGVYDENLF
- the LOC123092465 gene encoding protein FAR1-RELATED SEQUENCE 5 isoform X1, whose protein sequence is MGEIDNWMPQIGKRFRNPDEAWLFWVAYGGRVGFDVRKRNKHVSKMDGQVTSCTFVCSNEGIRKKGITMDHEPKRVRAETRTNCKARMTISLDRVQRNYEVTDIVLEHNHCLQLPQTCHLMASQRKISELQAFEIEAAEDSGIMPQAAHEFACRQVGGPLNLGYTCRDQKNYLRTKRQRELAYGQAGSMLKYFHNKMIENPSFQYALQLDCEEDIANIFWADAKMLLDYAHFGDVVTFDTTFGTNKEYRPFGVFLGPNQFRETTIFGAALLFDETFESFKVAPSKKKGAKQQKKNDGGQPQVRVEKDDGGQRQVRVEKDDGDKRANVELEESNTVVSYTQLLMTPLGGVYDENLF
- the LOC123092467 gene encoding rhodanese-like domain-containing protein 10; this translates as MSMGAAATAAACFSSASSGVSRCRYCRVKAQATSWAGGAEELVRSGAVKAVRPRDAAEVMGSEGFQLLDVRPAWEHDRAAVRGSVHVPLFMADDDMGPVTLLKKWVHLGYIGLWTGQSFTKMNDRFLDDVAAAVAGKDAKLLVACGEGLRSLIAARMLHDDGYKNVAWLAGGFSKSVDGDFAELEGESKLRYATIGGVSYIFLQILLLLRVVQ
- the LOC123092464 gene encoding phosphoinositide phospholipase C 2; this translates as MEREISPEAPPTPTRLLPRGPNEERKPADPGGAGAEAEAAEMGTYKCCIFFTRRFALPDATTPEDVRTLFSRFSGGTPYMSVDELRRYLAATGEVDGDGGMDVAERIVDRVLQGRSRTPRFGRPALTVDDFHNFLFSEDLNPPIRQSKVHHDMNAPLSHYFIYTGHNSYLTGNQLSSDCSDAPIIKALQIGVRVIELDMWPNSSKDDIDILHGRTLTAPVSLLKCLASIKKYAFVASPYPVIITLEDHLTSDLQAKVAKMVLEVFGDILYYPESKHLQEFPSPEALKGRVILSTKPPKEYLEAKGGTMKDRDIEPKFSKGENEESAWGIEVPDIQDELQDANKDDMSYHERGVDEDDEQKVCKNAPLEYKHLITIKAGKPKGSLVDALKSDPEKVRRLSLSEQELAKVAAGHGPKIVSFTQRNLLRIYPKGTRFNSSNYNPFLGWVHGAQMVAFNMQGYGRALWLMNGFYKANGGCGYVKKPDFLMQTCPDGKVFDPTADLPVKKTLKVKVYMGDGWQHDFKQTHFDSYSPPDFYAKVGIAGVPSDSVMRKTRVVEDSWVPMWEDGFTFPLTVPEIALLRVEVHEYDVNEDDFGGQTVLPVSELWPGIRTVPLFDHKGMKFKSVKLLMSFEFV